In the genome of Triticum urartu cultivar G1812 chromosome 5, Tu2.1, whole genome shotgun sequence, one region contains:
- the LOC125507379 gene encoding histidine-containing phosphotransfer protein 2-like translates to MVAATLRAQINTHVASMFASGMLDENFQQLQSMEEDGSAALGYVADIINLFINNTNRILNDITALLNQLVVNFDMVDVLVRGAATDSRN, encoded by the exons ATGGTCGCCGCAACGCTCAGGGCCCAAATAAACACCCATGTCGCATCCATGTTCGCCTCG GGCATGCTGGACGAGAATTTCCAGCAACTGCAGTCGATGGAGGAGGATGGCAGCGCAGCCCTGGGCTATGTCGCCGACATCATCAACCTCTTCATCAACAACACCAACAGGATCCTCAACGACATCACCGCCCTGCT GAACCAGCTCGTAGTGAACTTCGACATGGTGGATGTCCTTGTGCGGGGTGCAGCTACAG